Proteins from a genomic interval of Rosa chinensis cultivar Old Blush chromosome 2, RchiOBHm-V2, whole genome shotgun sequence:
- the LOC112185537 gene encoding histone chaperone ASF1, protein MALRSLTVPLPAVIPPTSSSSSSSPRRYSLTQNNQYNSPCYVTLRRTPTFVVHSLRMRRHVVRMAPEEERLTRRSPLDFPIEWERPKPGRRPDIFPQFSPMKTPLPTPMPADPPEEDEEEEEKKEDDEEGEDNPDKENPGIPEE, encoded by the exons ATGGCGTTGCGGAGCCTGACGGTGCCTCTGCCCGCCGTAATTCCACcaacctcctcttcttcttcttcttctcctcgcCGGTATAGTCTTACACAAAACAACCAGTACAATTCCCCTTGCTATGTAACTCTCCGCCGCACCCCTACCTTCGTCGTTCACAGCCTTCGGATGCGACGGCATGTCGTTCGGATGGCTCCCGAGGAGGAAAGGTTGACCCGTCGCTCCCCTCTCGATTTCCCCATC GAATGGGAAAGACCAAAACCTGGGAGGAGACCAGATATATTTCCCCAGTTTAGCCCTATGAAAACACCTTTACCAACTCCAATGCCAGCAGATCCTcccgaagaagatgaagaagaggaagaaaagaaagaggatGACGAAGAAGGAGAAGACAATCCTGACAAGGAGAACCCAGGAATCCCAGAAGAGTAG
- the LOC121051832 gene encoding uncharacterized protein LOC121051832 — MTSMNDETINIMEESGEAVAESGHGTSRRLHTRGVPVRKRKKTSRCWISFKELPVTEDQIERAECIKCGAVYKCDSITGTGSLLRHHDTCDVLTIPISTVASESAFSTAGRVLDQYRSSLLPDTVQALLCTRDWIFGKKDQDRTDLEQLTEDVLDLPLNGQGHTN, encoded by the exons ATG ACAAGTATGAATGATGAGACAATTAATATAATGGAAGAAAGCGGAGAAGCTGTGGCAGAAAGTGGACATGGAACAAGTAGAAGACTTCACACTAGAGGTGTTCCAGTTAGGAAGCGAAAGAAAACTTCTCGTTGTTGGATATCATTTAAAGAATTGCCTGTAACTGAGGATCAAATAGAGCGTGCAGAATGCATAAAGTGTGGAGCTGTGTATAAGTGTGATTCTATTACGGGAACAGGTAGCCTTTTACGTCATCATGATA CTTGTGATGTGCTAACGATTCCTATTTCTACGGTTGCATCGGAATCCGCATTTAGTACTGCTGGTAGAGTACTAGATCAATACCGTAGCTCATTATTGCCTGATACTGTTCAAGCATTGTTATGTACTCGAGATTGGATTTTCGGTAAAAAAG ACCAAGATCGAACTGATTTGGAGCAACTTACTGAAGATGTGTTGGATTTGCCATTGAATGGACAAGGCCACACCAACTAA